In Eriocheir sinensis breed Jianghai 21 chromosome 23, ASM2467909v1, whole genome shotgun sequence, a single window of DNA contains:
- the LOC127002495 gene encoding uncharacterized protein LOC127002495 — translation MRVIAKVHRPGVTPEEMVVGYNEWSENYEEMMIWKGGYRGPAITLEEALRWVPPERRAKARVLDVAAGTGCVGRELHREGFRHIDAVDPSEGMMKQRETGIYTNDFLEFIGSGHSTVPKDTYDLVVTSGGMGEGHISHSGLDDVVRVAKNGGFVIIVMRHEFLQTVPSYKDKLEPYMDQLEADGKWKKVERRIVPNYFCDKEGLVFVFRITKPE, via the exons atgagggtgatcgcgaaagtccacaggccgggggtcacgccggaggagatggtggtaggctacaacgagtggtccgagaactacgaggagatg atgatctggaaaggcgggtaccgtggccccgccatcacgctggaggaggcgctgcgttgggtacccccggagcggcgagctaaggccagggtgctggacgtggccgctgggacgggctgcgtgggccgcgaactccaccgggaaggcttcag gcacatagacgctgtggacccgtcggagggcatgatgaagcagcgggagactggcatctataccaacgacttcctggagtttatcggcagtggacactccaccgtgcccaaag acacatacgacctggtggtcacctcgggcggtatgggcgaaggtcacatctcacacagtggcctcgacgacgttgtgcgcgtcgcaaagaacg gaggcttcgtgatcatcgtgatgcgccatgagttcctacagaccgtgccttcctacaaggacaagctggagccttacatggaccagctggaggcggacgggaagtggaagaag gtggagcggcgcatcgtcccaaactatttctgtgacaaggagggtctcgtcttcgtcttccgcatcactaagcctgagtga